Proteins encoded by one window of Phoenix dactylifera cultivar Barhee BC4 unplaced genomic scaffold, palm_55x_up_171113_PBpolish2nd_filt_p 000121F, whole genome shotgun sequence:
- the LOC103722244 gene encoding RING-H2 finger protein ATL67-like: MSFSPSSAAAAATTDDNATAAASPPTSSSSFFLQNLSNLGLGYAIAIALGVLVLLSTVLLASYVCCRARARSTNPNPNGGGAGGNSNGVVLPRIIFVAEEEEDDDEDNNGEEGGRGGRGSAPTGLDPAAISSYPRFPFSAAKGGEAVCSICLGEYREGEMLRMMPDCRHYFHLPCIDEWLRLNASCPVCRNSPMPTPVSTPLSTPLSELVPLSHFAADRRRR; encoded by the coding sequence ATgtccttctccccctcctccgccgccgccgccgccaccaccgACGACaacgccaccgccgccgcctcccctccaacctcctcgtcctccttcttcctccagaaCCTCAGCAACCTCGGCCTCGGCTACGCCATCGCCATCGCCCTCGGCGTCCTTGTCCTCCTCTCCACGGTCCTCCTCGCCTCCTACGTCTGCTGCCGCGCCCGCGCCCGAAGCACGAATCCTAACCCTAACGGTGGCGGCGCCGGCGGGAACTCCAACGGCGTCGTGCTGCCCCGCATAATCTTTgtcgcggaggaggaggaggacgacgaCGAGGATAACAACGGCGAGGAGGGCGGCCGCGGCGGCCGGGGCTCCGCACCCACCGGGCTGGACCCGGCGGCGATCAGCTCCTACCCGAGGTTCCCGTTCTCCGCCGCCAAGGGCGGGGAGGCCGTGTGCTCCATCTGCCTCGGGGAGTACcgggagggggagatgctccGGATGATGCCGGACTGCCGCCACTACTTCCACCTTCCCTGCATCGACGAATGGCTCCGACTCAACGCCTCCTGCCCCGTTTGCCGCAACTCGCCGATGCCCACACCCGTCTCCACGCCGCTGTCTACCCCGCTATCCGAACTCGTCCCGCTTTCCCACTTCGCCGCCGACCGGAGGAGGAGGTGA